In one Aquabacterium sp. OR-4 genomic region, the following are encoded:
- the hypD gene encoding hydrogenase formation protein HypD has product MKYVDEFRDGAVARGLAAAIAAELQPDRRYSFMEFCGGHTHAIARYGVAELLPPQVRMIHGPGCPVCVLPIGRIDQAIQMALDQGAIVATYGDTMRVPASQSLSLMKAKARGADIRMVYSAADALKLARQNPQREVVFFAIGFETTTPPTALALRQAAREDLPNFSVLCCHVLTPSAITHILESAEVRQYGTVPIDGFVGPAHVSIIIGSGPYEHFAEEYRKPVVIAGFEPLDVMQAVLMLVRQVNQGRAVVENEFTRAVTREGNLAAQAAVAEVFELRERFEWRGLGEVPYSALKIRPAYARFDAELRFGLGYTPVPDHKKCECGAILRGVKRPTDCTLFGTVCTPENPMGSCMVSSEGACAAHYSYGRFRDIPVVSVPA; this is encoded by the coding sequence ATGAAGTACGTGGACGAGTTTCGCGACGGCGCCGTGGCCCGCGGCCTGGCCGCCGCCATCGCCGCCGAGCTGCAGCCGGATCGGCGCTACAGCTTCATGGAGTTCTGCGGCGGCCACACCCATGCCATCGCGCGTTACGGCGTGGCCGAGCTGCTGCCGCCCCAGGTGCGCATGATCCACGGCCCCGGCTGCCCGGTGTGCGTGCTGCCGATCGGCCGCATCGACCAGGCCATTCAGATGGCGCTGGACCAGGGGGCCATCGTCGCCACCTATGGCGACACGATGCGCGTGCCGGCCAGCCAGAGCCTCAGCCTGATGAAGGCCAAGGCCCGCGGCGCCGACATCCGCATGGTGTATTCGGCCGCCGATGCGCTGAAGCTCGCGCGCCAGAACCCGCAGCGCGAGGTGGTGTTTTTTGCCATCGGCTTCGAGACCACCACGCCGCCCACCGCGCTGGCCCTGCGCCAGGCGGCCAGGGAAGACCTGCCCAACTTCAGCGTGCTGTGCTGCCATGTGCTCACGCCCAGCGCCATCACCCACATCCTCGAGTCGGCCGAGGTGCGCCAGTACGGCACGGTGCCGATCGACGGCTTCGTCGGCCCGGCGCATGTCAGCATCATCATCGGCTCGGGGCCCTACGAGCACTTTGCCGAGGAGTACCGCAAGCCGGTGGTCATTGCCGGCTTCGAGCCGCTGGACGTGATGCAGGCCGTGCTGATGCTGGTGCGCCAGGTCAACCAGGGCCGCGCGGTGGTGGAAAACGAGTTCACCCGCGCCGTCACGCGCGAGGGCAACCTGGCCGCCCAGGCCGCGGTGGCCGAGGTCTTCGAGCTGCGCGAGCGCTTTGAGTGGCGTGGCCTGGGCGAGGTGCCCTACAGCGCGCTGAAGATCCGCCCGGCCTACGCCCGCTTTGATGCCGAGCTGCGTTTCGGCCTGGGCTACACCCCCGTGCCCGACCACAAGAAGTGCGAGTGCGGCGCCATCCTGCGCGGCGTCAAGCGGCCCACCGACTGCACGCTGTTCGGCACGGTGTGCACGCCCGAGAACCCGATGGGCTCGTGCATGGTGTCGTCCGAGGGCGCCTGCGCGGCGCACTACTCGTATGGCCGGTTCCGTGACATTCCCGTGGTGAGCGTGCCAGCATGA
- a CDS encoding HypC/HybG/HupF family hydrogenase formation chaperone: MCLALPARVLALLSADEAVVELGGVKKTVSMALTPEATVGDYVIVHVGHAIGLLDALEAERTLALFAEMAAAGDAAAAAAQAQAAAPGGGA; this comes from the coding sequence ATGTGCCTCGCCCTGCCCGCCCGTGTGCTGGCGCTGCTGTCTGCCGACGAGGCCGTCGTCGAGCTCGGTGGCGTGAAGAAGACCGTGTCGATGGCGCTCACCCCCGAGGCCACGGTGGGCGACTACGTCATCGTGCACGTGGGCCATGCCATCGGCCTGCTCGATGCGCTGGAGGCCGAGCGCACGCTGGCGCTGTTTGCCGAGATGGCGGCCGCCGGTGATGCCGCGGCGGCCGCGGCGCAGGCCCAGGCCGCTGCCCCGGGAGGCGGCGCATGA
- a CDS encoding Kae1-like domain-containing protein, whose protein sequence is MTAPLTQTTLPAPTPARVLACGAFLKNTACLIEPDGNGGTRVWWSPLHDDLGTPAACAALQASVAALVAAAGGPIAAVAHDLHPDFHSTQVAAAWAQRLGVPALAVQHHHAHIAVVQAELGLGDHTPLIGLALDGVGHGSDGTAWGGELLRVQHGRMWRLAHLPLLPLPGGDAAAREPWRLAAAVWHRAGRAAEIVPRLGAAVGEAAARGVAQLLARDLRCPRSSGAGRWFDAAAGVLGLSLHQAHEAEAAIALEQAATAWLQGHADPVLPAPSLDLWPLLIALLDEADAGRGAARFHLALAEGLVQAAAQAAAQASLPGQPARVVLGGGCFFNRLLSQRVSAGLQAHGLSVHRPVHVGCGDAGLALGQAWAAALQCAATATFEGGGPGAGPLPSRPAHPPGGWRRVPATPGPPI, encoded by the coding sequence ATGACCGCGCCGCTCACCCAGACCACGCTGCCCGCGCCCACCCCGGCACGGGTGCTGGCCTGCGGCGCCTTTCTCAAGAACACCGCCTGCCTGATCGAGCCCGACGGCAACGGCGGCACGCGGGTGTGGTGGTCGCCGCTGCACGACGACCTGGGCACGCCCGCGGCCTGTGCGGCGCTGCAGGCCTCGGTGGCCGCGCTGGTGGCGGCCGCCGGTGGCCCCATCGCCGCCGTGGCCCACGACCTGCACCCCGATTTCCACAGCACCCAGGTGGCGGCCGCCTGGGCCCAGCGCCTGGGCGTGCCGGCGCTGGCGGTGCAGCACCACCATGCCCACATCGCCGTGGTGCAGGCCGAGCTGGGCCTGGGCGATCACACGCCGCTGATCGGCCTGGCCCTCGATGGCGTGGGCCATGGCAGCGATGGCACGGCCTGGGGCGGTGAGCTGCTGCGCGTGCAGCACGGCCGCATGTGGCGCCTGGCCCACCTGCCGCTGCTGCCGCTGCCCGGCGGTGATGCCGCGGCGCGCGAGCCCTGGCGCCTGGCCGCCGCGGTGTGGCACCGCGCCGGCCGCGCGGCCGAGATCGTGCCGCGCCTGGGCGCCGCGGTGGGCGAGGCCGCCGCCCGCGGCGTGGCCCAGCTGCTGGCGCGTGACCTGCGCTGCCCGCGCAGCAGCGGTGCCGGCCGCTGGTTCGACGCCGCGGCCGGCGTGCTGGGCCTGAGCCTGCACCAGGCCCACGAGGCCGAGGCCGCCATCGCGCTGGAGCAGGCCGCCACGGCCTGGCTGCAGGGGCATGCCGACCCGGTGCTGCCGGCGCCTTCGCTCGACCTGTGGCCGCTGCTGATCGCGCTGCTCGACGAGGCCGACGCCGGCCGCGGCGCCGCGCGCTTTCACCTGGCCCTGGCCGAGGGCCTGGTGCAGGCCGCGGCCCAGGCTGCCGCCCAGGCATCGTTGCCAGGCCAGCCGGCCCGCGTGGTGCTGGGCGGCGGCTGCTTCTTCAATCGCCTGCTGAGCCAGCGCGTCAGCGCCGGCCTGCAGGCCCACGGCCTGTCGGTGCACCGGCCGGTCCACGTGGGTTGCGGCGATGCCGGCCTGGCGCTGGGCCAGGCCTGGGCCGCGGCGCTGCAATGCGCGGCCACAGCCACGTTCGAAGGGGGCGGGCCGGGCGCCGGGCCGCTCCCCAGCCGGCCCGCCCACCCGCCCGGCGGGTGGCGGCGCGTACCCGCGACGCCGGGTCCCCCCATCTGA
- the hypB gene encoding hydrogenase nickel incorporation protein HypB: protein MCVVCGCAATGQAGHDHDHDHDHGHGHGHSHDHPAGHAAAPAHGPAVAANGDLHYGAGQARVSVPGMSQTRAIQLETHVLGENNRLAALNRAHFAGHGIAAYNLVSSPGSGKTTLLCATIQALQQRAPQLPVAVIEGDQQTSHDADRIRATGAPAIQVNTGKGCHLDAQMVAEAFGRLPLHDHAHGHAHGRAHEHAHDHGHGHAPAILFIENVGNLVCPAMWDLGERAKVAILSVTEGEDKPLKYPDMFAAARLMVLNKVDLLPHLDFDVARCIAYARRVNPGIEVLLVSATSGAGMDAWLDWLLDADGSAPSAAPPTDADTKAGTEAALRQRIAELEARLATLDAAGSAR, encoded by the coding sequence ATGTGTGTCGTTTGCGGATGCGCCGCCACCGGCCAGGCCGGCCATGATCACGATCACGATCACGATCACGGTCATGGTCATGGTCACAGCCATGACCACCCCGCCGGCCACGCGGCCGCCCCGGCCCACGGCCCGGCGGTGGCCGCCAACGGCGATCTGCACTACGGCGCCGGCCAGGCCCGGGTGTCGGTGCCGGGCATGAGCCAGACCCGCGCGATCCAGCTCGAGACCCATGTGCTGGGCGAGAACAACCGCCTGGCGGCGCTCAACCGCGCGCACTTCGCCGGCCATGGCATCGCGGCCTACAACCTGGTGTCCAGCCCCGGCTCGGGCAAGACCACGCTGCTGTGCGCCACCATCCAGGCGCTGCAGCAGCGCGCACCGCAGCTGCCGGTGGCGGTGATCGAGGGCGACCAGCAGACCAGCCACGATGCCGACCGCATCCGCGCCACCGGCGCGCCGGCGATCCAGGTCAACACCGGCAAGGGCTGCCACCTCGACGCGCAGATGGTGGCCGAAGCCTTCGGGCGGCTGCCGCTGCATGACCACGCGCACGGTCACGCACACGGGCGCGCCCATGAACATGCGCACGACCACGGCCACGGCCACGCGCCGGCCATCCTGTTCATCGAGAACGTCGGCAACCTGGTGTGCCCCGCGATGTGGGATCTGGGCGAGCGCGCCAAGGTGGCCATCCTGTCGGTCACCGAGGGCGAGGACAAGCCGCTCAAGTACCCCGACATGTTTGCCGCCGCGCGCCTGATGGTGCTCAACAAGGTGGATCTGCTGCCGCACCTGGATTTCGATGTGGCGCGCTGCATCGCGTATGCCCGCCGCGTGAACCCCGGCATCGAGGTGCTGCTGGTCTCTGCCACGAGCGGTGCCGGCATGGACGCCTGGCTCGACTGGCTGCTCGACGCCGACGGCAGCGCCCCGTCCGCTGCACCGCCGACCGATGCCGACACCAAGGCCGGCACCGAGGCCGCACTGCGCCAGCGCATCGCCGAGCTGGAAGCCCGGCTGGCCACGCTGGACGCTGCGGGCAGCGCGCGCTGA
- a CDS encoding hydrogenase maturation nickel metallochaperone HypA/HybF, whose amino-acid sequence MHEMSLAGGVLKVVEDAAAREHFARVKRLTLAAGALSGVEVRALRFALDAIAPGTCLDGAEIEILEPPAQAWCLPCAASVPIRSRLDACPHCGSHQIQPTSGTDLTVHELIVHDEPLSTAAPARLPQQET is encoded by the coding sequence ATGCATGAGATGAGCCTGGCCGGCGGTGTGCTGAAGGTGGTGGAAGACGCCGCCGCGCGCGAGCACTTCGCGCGCGTCAAGCGGCTCACGCTGGCGGCGGGCGCGCTGTCGGGCGTGGAGGTGCGGGCGCTGCGTTTTGCGCTCGACGCCATCGCCCCGGGCACCTGCCTGGACGGCGCCGAGATCGAGATCCTCGAGCCGCCGGCCCAGGCCTGGTGCCTGCCCTGCGCGGCCAGCGTGCCCATCCGCTCGCGCCTGGACGCCTGCCCGCACTGCGGCAGCCACCAGATCCAGCCCACCAGCGGCACCGATCTCACGGTGCACGAGCTGATCGTGCACGACGAGCCACTTTCCACCGCAGCCCCAGCGCGGCTGCCACAGCAGGAGACCTGA
- the hybE gene encoding [NiFe]-hydrogenase assembly chaperone HybE, whose product MDPQLLTRRVEALESAFRHIARSRMAGVPILHPSLAVQAVGFAPAAAGGHSVAPGLALGVLITPWFMNLVQLPLHDEAALELPPPGLSQALEIGAWRFDFFGGEEDGLGRYAAASLFSPMAEFVDQAAAVATAREVLLQLRPVAAAPGRVAPQPRSAAAPASAAVATTATTAATAATAAEAAAMAVPPAGPQAEPVPARRGFLFGRPAAGGGRR is encoded by the coding sequence ATGGACCCGCAACTGCTCACCCGCCGCGTCGAGGCGCTGGAAAGCGCCTTTCGCCACATTGCGCGCTCGCGCATGGCCGGCGTGCCGATCCTGCACCCCTCGCTGGCGGTGCAGGCGGTGGGCTTTGCGCCGGCCGCGGCGGGGGGCCACAGTGTGGCGCCCGGCCTGGCGCTGGGGGTGCTGATCACGCCCTGGTTCATGAACCTGGTGCAGCTGCCGCTGCACGACGAGGCGGCGCTGGAGCTGCCGCCGCCCGGCCTGAGCCAGGCGCTCGAGATCGGCGCCTGGCGCTTCGACTTCTTTGGCGGCGAGGAGGACGGCCTGGGCCGCTACGCCGCCGCCTCGCTGTTCTCGCCGATGGCCGAGTTTGTCGACCAGGCCGCCGCGGTGGCCACCGCCCGCGAGGTGCTGCTGCAGCTGCGCCCGGTGGCCGCCGCCCCTGGCCGGGTGGCGCCCCAGCCGCGCAGCGCGGCGGCGCCGGCCAGCGCTGCGGTGGCCACCACCGCCACCACCGCCGCCACCGCCGCCACTGCCGCGGAAGCCGCGGCCATGGCCGTGCCCCCCGCAGGCCCACAGGCCGAGCCGGTGCCGGCGCGGCGCGGTTTTCTGTTCGGTCGCCCGGCGGCGGGTGGGGGGCGGCGATGA
- a CDS encoding rubredoxin translates to MSNTFEGSYLGDRTRLPADARLECKICWWVYDPAEGDAQWQIAPGLAFADLPAHWRCPQCDGDADQFMVLDPHPDAAAPPPPQGGAPSGPAEPEPRRPLGFD, encoded by the coding sequence ATGAGCAACACCTTCGAGGGCAGCTACCTCGGCGACCGCACCCGCCTGCCGGCCGATGCGCGGCTGGAGTGCAAGATCTGCTGGTGGGTGTACGACCCCGCCGAGGGCGATGCGCAATGGCAGATCGCGCCGGGCCTGGCCTTTGCCGATCTGCCCGCGCACTGGCGCTGCCCGCAATGCGATGGCGATGCCGACCAGTTCATGGTGCTCGATCCCCACCCCGACGCGGCTGCGCCGCCTCCCCCCCAGGGGGGCGCCCCCAGTGGCCCGGCAGAGCCGGAGCCACGGCGGCCGCTGGGTTTCGACTGA